The following are encoded together in the Streptomyces rapamycinicus NRRL 5491 genome:
- a CDS encoding cytochrome P450 has translation MTPHLDDTGTGPADPPPARCPVHTALPDGDGGLVDLLGPENEKDPMGLYERLRTEHGPVAPIVLDGGIPAWLLLGYRENLEVSRTPSRFSRDSRHWHAWKDGRIAADSPLLPVVGWQPMCTFADGDEHERLRAALTESMGRFDRRGIRRHVTRFTHQLVNDFCADGGAEMVTAFAQQLPMLVLTQLLGMPDEYGPRLVEATRDLMKGTETALRSDAYVTDTLKGLVDRRRAEPGEDLASWLLAHPSGLTEEEVVQHLRLVLLTGNETTTNLMANTLRMVLTDPRFRASLAGGHMTLPDAIEHVLWNEPPLTVVPGRWATGDTELGGQRIKAGDMLLLGLAAGNVDPAIRPDIAAPMYGNRSHLAFSGGPHECPGQDIGRAITDTAIDTLLLRLPDLRLAVDESELTWLSSWISRHLVELPVEFMPRRPEPDIMDLPVEVLLPPRQRMPPMPEATAAPVRSGTEGPGAAAPGRVPWWAALWRWLLGRPSGSAPKGPSAR, from the coding sequence GTGACTCCTCACCTCGACGACACCGGCACCGGGCCCGCCGATCCGCCGCCCGCCCGGTGCCCCGTCCACACCGCGCTCCCCGACGGGGACGGCGGTCTCGTGGACCTCCTCGGGCCCGAGAACGAGAAGGACCCGATGGGGCTGTACGAGCGGCTGCGCACCGAGCACGGCCCGGTGGCCCCGATCGTGCTCGACGGTGGCATACCGGCCTGGCTGCTGCTGGGCTACCGCGAGAACCTGGAGGTCTCCCGCACCCCCTCCCGCTTCTCCCGCGACTCCCGCCACTGGCACGCCTGGAAGGACGGCAGGATCGCCGCCGACTCGCCCCTGCTGCCGGTGGTCGGCTGGCAGCCCATGTGCACCTTCGCCGACGGCGACGAGCACGAACGGCTGCGGGCCGCGCTCACCGAGTCCATGGGGCGCTTCGACCGCCGTGGGATCCGCCGCCATGTCACCCGCTTCACCCACCAGCTGGTGAACGACTTCTGCGCCGACGGAGGCGCGGAAATGGTCACCGCCTTCGCCCAGCAGCTGCCCATGCTCGTCCTCACCCAACTGCTGGGCATGCCCGACGAGTACGGCCCACGGCTGGTCGAGGCCACCCGGGACCTGATGAAGGGCACCGAGACGGCCCTGCGCAGCGACGCGTACGTCACCGACACCCTCAAGGGCCTGGTGGACCGCAGGCGCGCCGAACCCGGCGAGGACCTGGCGTCCTGGCTGCTGGCCCACCCCTCCGGCCTCACCGAGGAGGAGGTGGTCCAGCATCTGCGGCTGGTGCTGCTCACCGGCAACGAGACCACCACCAATCTGATGGCCAACACGCTGCGCATGGTCCTCACCGACCCGCGCTTCCGCGCGTCCCTGGCCGGTGGCCATATGACGCTGCCGGACGCCATCGAGCACGTGCTGTGGAACGAGCCCCCGCTCACCGTCGTCCCCGGCCGCTGGGCCACCGGGGACACCGAACTGGGCGGTCAGCGGATCAAGGCCGGGGACATGCTGCTGCTGGGGCTGGCCGCCGGGAACGTCGACCCGGCCATCCGCCCCGACATCGCCGCGCCCATGTACGGCAACCGGTCCCATCTCGCGTTCAGCGGCGGTCCCCACGAATGCCCGGGGCAGGACATCGGCCGGGCCATCACGGACACCGCCATCGACACCCTGCTGCTGCGCCTGCCCGATCTGCGGCTGGCCGTGGACGAGTCCGAGCTGACCTGGCTCTCGTCCTGGATCTCCCGCCATCTCGTTGAGCTGCCGGTGGAGTTCATGCCCCGGCGCCCCGAGCCGGACATCATGGACCTCCCCGTCGAGGTGCTCCTGCCGCCTCGGCAGCGGATGCCGCCGATGCCCGAGGCGACGGCGGCCCCGGTACGGTCCGGCACCGAGGGGCCCGGGGCGGCGGCCCCCGGGCGCGTCCCGTGGTGGGCGGCGTTATGGCGGTGGCTGCTGGGCAGGCCCTCGGGATCCGCTCCGAAGGGACCCTCCGCCCGGTAG
- a CDS encoding type 1 glutamine amidotransferase: MRSTSQNGLRLVWVYPDLLSTYGDQGNTLVVERRARQRGLEVSRLDVRSDQQIPTSGDIYLIGGGEDRPQRLAAERLIRDGGLNRAVANGAIVFSVCAGYQILGHEFVNDLGQRQQGLGLLDVVSTRGEGARCVGDVLADIDERLALPPLTGFENHQGVTHLGPTARPFARVRFGNGNGAGDGFEGAYSDTVFGTYMHGPVMARNPHIADHLLKLALDVNALPPVNDQWYEALRNERIAAATQPA, encoded by the coding sequence ATGCGTAGCACGAGCCAGAACGGCCTGCGTCTGGTGTGGGTCTACCCCGACCTGCTGAGCACGTACGGCGACCAGGGCAACACCCTGGTGGTGGAGCGCCGGGCGCGGCAGCGCGGGCTGGAGGTCTCCCGCCTGGACGTCCGCTCCGACCAGCAGATCCCCACCTCCGGGGACATCTATCTGATCGGCGGTGGCGAGGACCGCCCGCAGCGGCTGGCCGCCGAGCGGCTGATCCGGGACGGCGGGCTGAACCGGGCCGTCGCCAACGGGGCGATCGTCTTCTCGGTGTGCGCCGGGTACCAGATCCTCGGCCATGAGTTCGTCAACGACCTCGGGCAGCGCCAGCAGGGCCTGGGCCTGCTGGACGTGGTCAGCACCCGCGGCGAGGGCGCCCGCTGCGTCGGGGACGTGCTGGCCGACATCGACGAGCGGCTGGCGCTGCCCCCGCTGACCGGCTTCGAGAACCACCAGGGCGTCACCCACCTGGGCCCGACCGCCCGGCCCTTCGCCCGGGTCCGGTTCGGCAACGGAAACGGCGCCGGGGACGGTTTCGAGGGCGCGTACAGCGACACCGTCTTCGGGACGTACATGCACGGCCCGGTGATGGCCCGCAACCCGCACATCGCGGACCACCTGCTGAAGCTGGCCCTCGATGTGAACGCGCTGCCGCCGGTCAACGACCAGTGGTACGAGGCGCTGCGCAACGAGCGGATCGCGGCGGCGACCCAGCCCGCCTGA
- a CDS encoding DUF742 domain-containing protein, which yields MSEPGKPWDEGGPERLYTVSRGRAPQEPRHRPVELVSLIVARAEPEPGTAPEAAAVLRMCQFPLSVAEISAYLVLPVSTVTVLLAGLLRDDRVEVRAPVPAAVLPDPELLQAVMHGLQNL from the coding sequence ATGAGCGAGCCCGGCAAGCCGTGGGACGAGGGCGGCCCCGAGCGGCTCTACACGGTCAGCCGCGGCCGCGCCCCGCAGGAACCCCGGCACCGGCCCGTCGAACTCGTCAGCCTCATCGTGGCGCGCGCCGAACCGGAGCCGGGGACGGCCCCCGAGGCCGCCGCCGTGCTGAGGATGTGCCAGTTCCCGCTCTCGGTGGCCGAGATCTCCGCGTATCTGGTCCTGCCCGTCTCCACCGTCACGGTGCTCCTCGCGGGGCTGCTGCGGGACGACCGGGTGGAGGTCAGGGCGCCGGTCCCGGCCGCCGTGCTGCCCGACCCCGAACTGCTGCAGGCGGTGATGCATGGACTACAGAACCTCTGA
- a CDS encoding cytochrome c oxidase assembly protein codes for MDHGGHGMMMDLPPFTLSRGLEFGGDPFFLVGCVLALGLYGWGVARLRRRGDAWPVGRVVSFVLGVLTIAVAMCTKLNDYGMVMFSVHMVQHMIISMVSPILLLLGAPVTLTLRALPAAGRGRKGPRELLVALLHSRYMRIITHPAFTIPLFIASLYALYFTPLFDFLMESKAGHIAMMVHFLAVGLVFFWPIMGVDPGPHRPGYVMRMLELFSGMPFHAFFGIALMMASEPMVGTYQHPPASLGIDALSDQTWAGGIAWAFSEIPSVIVLVALVYQWYKSEQRQARRIDRTADRDGDQELAAYNAYLASLQSRSQ; via the coding sequence ATGGATCACGGCGGGCACGGCATGATGATGGATCTGCCGCCGTTCACGCTGTCGCGCGGGCTGGAGTTCGGCGGCGATCCGTTCTTCCTGGTCGGCTGTGTGCTGGCGCTCGGTCTTTACGGCTGGGGCGTCGCGCGGCTGCGGCGGCGCGGCGACGCCTGGCCGGTGGGGCGCGTGGTCTCCTTCGTGCTCGGGGTGCTGACCATCGCGGTCGCGATGTGCACCAAGCTGAACGACTACGGCATGGTCATGTTCAGCGTCCATATGGTGCAGCACATGATCATCAGCATGGTCTCGCCGATCCTGCTGCTGCTGGGCGCGCCGGTCACGCTGACCCTGCGGGCCCTCCCGGCGGCCGGGCGCGGCCGCAAGGGGCCCCGGGAGCTGCTGGTCGCGCTGTTGCACAGCCGCTATATGCGGATCATCACCCACCCGGCGTTCACCATCCCGCTGTTCATCGCGAGCCTGTACGCGCTGTACTTCACCCCGCTCTTCGACTTCCTGATGGAGAGCAAGGCCGGGCATATCGCGATGATGGTCCACTTCCTCGCGGTGGGCCTGGTCTTCTTCTGGCCGATCATGGGCGTGGACCCGGGGCCGCACCGGCCCGGCTATGTGATGCGGATGCTGGAGCTGTTCTCGGGCATGCCGTTCCACGCGTTCTTCGGCATCGCGCTGATGATGGCGTCCGAGCCCATGGTCGGCACGTACCAGCATCCGCCCGCCTCGCTGGGCATCGACGCGCTGTCGGACCAGACCTGGGCGGGCGGTATCGCCTGGGCCTTCAGCGAGATCCCGTCGGTGATCGTGCTGGTGGCGCTGGTCTACCAGTGGTACAAGTCCGAGCAGCGCCAGGCGCGGCGCATCGACCGCACCGCGGACCGGGACGGCGACCAGGAGCTCGCGGCGTACAACGCCTATCTGGCGTCGCTCCAGTCCCGGAGCCAATGA
- a CDS encoding GTP-binding protein produces the protein MDYRTSEGIAGPRSEDTLPASAAAAVKVVIVGGFGVGKTTMVGAVSEIRPLTTEETMTQAGVGVDDIAGIERKTETTVAMDFGRISLNEQLVLYLFGTPGQERFWFLWNGLFEGALGAVVLIDTRRLEVSFDAVGRLEERGVPFVVAVNAFPEAPVHPMAELRAAMDLPDSVPMIDCDARDRASSRDTLLALVRHLQSLHTVTPETP, from the coding sequence ATGGACTACAGAACCTCTGAGGGAATCGCCGGCCCGCGCAGCGAGGACACCCTCCCGGCCTCCGCGGCCGCCGCCGTCAAGGTGGTGATCGTCGGCGGCTTCGGCGTCGGCAAGACCACCATGGTCGGCGCGGTGAGCGAGATCCGCCCGCTGACCACCGAGGAGACCATGACCCAGGCCGGGGTCGGCGTCGACGACATCGCCGGGATCGAGCGCAAGACCGAGACCACCGTCGCGATGGACTTCGGCCGGATCAGCCTCAACGAACAACTGGTGCTCTATCTGTTCGGCACCCCCGGCCAGGAGCGGTTCTGGTTCCTGTGGAACGGCCTCTTCGAGGGCGCCCTGGGCGCCGTGGTCCTGATCGACACCCGCCGTCTGGAGGTCAGCTTCGACGCGGTCGGGCGGCTCGAGGAGCGCGGGGTGCCCTTCGTGGTCGCGGTCAACGCGTTCCCCGAGGCCCCCGTCCACCCCATGGCGGAGCTGCGCGCGGCCATGGACCTGCCCGACTCCGTACCGATGATCGACTGCGACGCCCGCGACCGGGCCTCCAGCCGCGACACCCTCCTCGCCCTCGTGCGCCATCTGCAATCCCTCCACACCGTGACCCCGGAGACACCGTGA
- a CDS encoding sensor histidine kinase, whose amino-acid sequence MVFAGTSSGGGTSPGGRRPASTLVWVIPPAAMAFCAALAVAVVPSGARATVAWCGVAATLAVALAAAEAMRRGRLITTLRTRLSAQEAGFRQRLTAQEAEIRRLTREVLPATVARLRRGAMVHEAMKDVDYAPRLDPDFDAAHEQLLRWVLDTVRTEEDLRDAAQRAFVNIARRVQAIVHQQAQDMREMEDKHGADPDVFEDLLHLDHGNALIGRLADSIAVLGGSRPGRQWQKEVPLFNVCRGAMSRILEYERVDLHSVADVAIVGPSVEPLIHALAELLDNATRYSPPKTRVHLTAIEVQSGVAIEIEDAGVGLSEEARRRTDAVLLQAATGFDLNDLGETPRLGLAVVGRLAVRYRFQISLRPSAYGGVRAVLVVPQDIICPTPAPGGAIARAAKLPPPKPIKRATPLPSPTRTGPVAQGRPGPGFRQNGAGLPQRRRRMPMVAPAPSSFRGDSASPAAPAPPREPARQPVQPGIWLDAFTKGLNGEPIPAADAATEEPGPRKSPHTPDNSSTPNTSDKDE is encoded by the coding sequence ATGGTTTTCGCCGGTACCTCATCCGGAGGCGGCACCTCACCCGGAGGCCGACGGCCCGCCTCCACGCTCGTATGGGTCATCCCTCCCGCCGCGATGGCGTTCTGCGCGGCGCTGGCCGTCGCCGTGGTCCCGTCCGGGGCGCGGGCCACGGTCGCCTGGTGCGGAGTGGCGGCGACGCTCGCGGTGGCCCTCGCGGCGGCCGAGGCGATGCGCCGCGGCCGGCTGATCACCACGCTGCGCACCCGGCTCTCCGCCCAGGAGGCCGGGTTCCGGCAGCGCCTGACGGCCCAGGAGGCGGAGATCCGGCGGCTGACCCGGGAGGTGCTCCCCGCGACGGTGGCCCGGCTGCGGCGCGGCGCCATGGTGCACGAGGCGATGAAGGACGTCGACTACGCGCCCCGTCTCGACCCGGACTTCGACGCCGCCCACGAGCAGCTGCTGCGGTGGGTGCTGGACACCGTGCGGACCGAGGAGGACCTGAGGGACGCGGCCCAGCGGGCGTTCGTCAACATCGCCCGCCGGGTGCAGGCCATCGTCCACCAACAGGCCCAGGACATGCGGGAGATGGAGGACAAGCACGGCGCCGACCCGGACGTCTTCGAGGATCTGCTCCACCTGGACCACGGCAACGCCCTCATCGGCCGGCTGGCGGACTCCATCGCGGTCCTGGGCGGCTCCCGCCCGGGCCGCCAGTGGCAGAAGGAGGTGCCGCTGTTCAACGTCTGCCGCGGCGCCATGTCCCGCATCCTCGAGTACGAGCGGGTGGATCTGCACTCGGTCGCGGACGTCGCCATCGTCGGCCCCTCGGTGGAGCCCCTGATCCACGCCCTCGCCGAACTGCTGGACAACGCCACCCGCTACTCGCCGCCCAAGACCCGGGTCCACCTGACCGCGATCGAGGTCCAGTCCGGGGTCGCGATCGAGATCGAGGACGCCGGGGTGGGCCTGTCCGAGGAGGCGCGCCGGCGCACCGACGCGGTGCTGCTCCAGGCGGCCACCGGATTCGACCTCAACGACCTCGGCGAGACACCGCGGCTCGGCCTGGCCGTGGTCGGCAGGCTCGCCGTGCGGTACCGGTTCCAGATCTCGCTGCGGCCCTCGGCGTACGGCGGGGTGCGCGCGGTGCTGGTCGTACCGCAGGACATCATCTGCCCCACCCCCGCGCCCGGCGGCGCGATCGCCCGCGCGGCCAAACTCCCCCCGCCCAAGCCCATCAAGCGGGCCACGCCGCTGCCGTCGCCCACCCGCACCGGCCCGGTGGCGCAGGGCCGCCCCGGCCCCGGCTTCCGGCAGAACGGCGCCGGACTCCCGCAGCGCCGCCGCCGGATGCCGATGGTCGCCCCGGCCCCCTCGTCCTTCCGGGGCGACTCCGCGTCCCCCGCGGCGCCCGCCCCGCCCCGCGAACCGGCCCGGCAGCCGGTACAGCCGGGGATCTGGCTGGACGCCTTCACCAAGGGGCTCAACGGTGAGCCGATCCCGGCCGCGGACGCCGCCACGGAGGAGCCGGGCCCCCGGAAGTCCCCCCACACCCCGGACAACTCAAGCACCCCGAACACGTCGGACAAGGATGAGTAG
- a CDS encoding roadblock/LC7 domain-containing protein, translating into MSRQVTQPRFNMDWMLRDLASSVPETRHVVLLSSDGLCMAQVGADKDTADRLAAACAGLQSLSGAIAAEFPEGDGRMRLVVIEVDGGFFYLMAAGTSSYLAVLAEDSVDAGLMGQCMRDLVARLGEHLSSPPRVDGRVT; encoded by the coding sequence ATGAGTAGGCAAGTGACGCAACCGCGGTTCAACATGGACTGGATGCTCCGGGACCTGGCGTCCAGCGTTCCGGAGACCCGGCACGTGGTCCTGCTGTCCTCGGACGGCCTGTGCATGGCCCAGGTCGGCGCGGACAAGGACACCGCCGATCGCCTGGCCGCCGCCTGCGCCGGGCTGCAGAGCCTCTCCGGCGCGATCGCCGCCGAGTTCCCCGAGGGGGACGGGCGGATGCGGCTGGTCGTCATCGAGGTCGACGGCGGGTTCTTCTATCTGATGGCGGCCGGGACCAGCTCGTATCTGGCGGTGCTCGCCGAGGACAGCGTGGACGCCGGGCTGATGGGCCAGTGCATGAGAGATCTCGTCGCCCGGCTCGGGGAGCACCTCAGCAGCCCGCCGCGGGTCGACGGACGGGTGACATGA
- a CDS encoding IS1380 family transposase, which translates to MQSSHAAAAVSAAFDDANLVAHAGLVPVMRLAERCGLARLTAEKVKLSGARNSAGAAADAKVTSIVAGMAAGADSIDDLDVLRHGAMPTLFGGIRAPSTLGTFLRAFTHGHALQLHAVHRRFLTSLAAHAPLLPGSREKAFIDVDSTHKRVYGRTKQGAEYGRFKGIRTLHPLLATVCTPTSRPVIATVRMRRGKAADSRGAPKLVSEALATARGIGCTGMRILRADSQFYNAGVIAACRRAGARFSITCGMNPSVRRVVLAIPDTAWQQITYPTAVPDPDTGELISGAQVAEIPAYTAFTGRRKSEQVTARLIVRRVRDLAKPATVGEQGELFPAWRYHPFFTDNPADTLQAEREHRHHAVVEQVIADGKASALAHLPSGKFNANAAWLTLWAMAYNLLRAAGALASAFHAKATTATLRTHLVRVPARIARTARRLILHLPQRWPWQDAWTQLFATVHAPPEAP; encoded by the coding sequence ATGCAATCTTCCCATGCCGCTGCGGCGGTGTCGGCCGCGTTCGATGACGCGAATCTGGTCGCGCATGCTGGGCTGGTCCCGGTCATGCGACTGGCTGAGCGGTGCGGGCTTGCCCGTCTGACGGCGGAGAAGGTGAAACTGTCCGGCGCCAGGAACAGCGCGGGTGCGGCGGCGGACGCCAAGGTGACCAGCATCGTGGCCGGCATGGCCGCAGGCGCGGACAGCATCGACGACCTCGATGTCCTGCGCCATGGTGCCATGCCGACCCTGTTTGGCGGGATCCGTGCCCCGTCCACACTCGGCACGTTCCTGCGCGCGTTCACTCACGGTCATGCACTCCAGCTCCACGCCGTGCACCGCCGATTCCTGACCTCACTGGCTGCGCATGCCCCGCTGCTGCCCGGCTCGCGCGAGAAGGCGTTCATCGATGTCGACTCCACCCACAAACGCGTCTACGGCCGCACCAAGCAGGGCGCCGAGTACGGCCGGTTCAAGGGCATCCGCACCCTGCATCCCCTGCTCGCCACGGTCTGCACCCCCACCTCCCGGCCGGTGATCGCCACCGTGCGGATGCGCCGCGGCAAGGCAGCCGACTCCCGTGGCGCCCCGAAGCTGGTCAGCGAGGCACTGGCCACCGCGCGCGGCATCGGCTGCACCGGCATGCGCATTCTGCGGGCGGACTCGCAGTTCTACAACGCCGGTGTGATCGCTGCGTGCCGCCGGGCCGGGGCCCGCTTCTCGATCACCTGCGGCATGAACCCCTCCGTCAGACGGGTCGTCCTCGCCATCCCCGACACCGCATGGCAGCAGATCACCTACCCCACCGCGGTGCCCGATCCCGACACCGGCGAACTCATCTCAGGCGCCCAGGTCGCCGAGATCCCCGCCTACACCGCGTTCACCGGCCGCAGGAAGAGCGAGCAGGTCACCGCCCGCCTCATCGTGCGCCGCGTCCGTGACCTGGCCAAACCCGCCACCGTCGGCGAGCAGGGCGAGTTGTTCCCTGCCTGGCGCTACCACCCGTTCTTCACCGACAACCCCGCCGACACCCTCCAGGCCGAACGGGAACACCGTCACCATGCCGTCGTCGAGCAGGTCATCGCCGACGGCAAAGCCTCCGCCCTGGCCCACCTGCCCTCGGGGAAGTTCAACGCCAACGCGGCCTGGCTGACCCTGTGGGCCATGGCCTACAACCTCCTGCGAGCCGCAGGCGCCCTGGCCTCCGCCTTCCACGCCAAGGCCACCACCGCAACCTTGCGCACCCACCTCGTCCGTGTCCCGGCCAGAATCGCCCGCACCGCCCGGCGCCTCATCCTGCACCTACCGCAGCGATGGCCCTGGCAAGACGCGTGGACACAACTGTTCGCCACCGTCCACGCCCCACCCGAGGCGCCCTGA
- a CDS encoding 6-phosphofructokinase — MRIGVLTSGGDCPGLNAVIRSVVHRATVDHGDEVIGFQDGWKGLLECDYRKLDLDAVSGILALGGTILGSTRVRPEHLRDGVERAKGHVAELGLDAVIPIGGEGTLKAARLLSDAGLPIVGVPKTIDNDIASTDVTFGFDTAVGVATEALDRLKTTAESHQRVLIVEVMGRNTGWIALHSGMAAGAHAIVVPERPFDIEELAGTVGARFEAGKKFAIVVVAEGAKPREGTMDYEAGGRDVYGHERFAGIARHLSVELERRLGKEARAVILGHVQRGGTPTAYDRVLATRFGWHAVEAAHRGEFGTITALRGTDITLVPLASAVERLKTVPAERYAEAECVL, encoded by the coding sequence ATGCGCATTGGTGTGCTCACGTCCGGCGGCGACTGCCCCGGCCTGAACGCGGTCATCAGGTCAGTCGTCCACCGCGCCACCGTCGACCACGGCGATGAGGTGATCGGTTTCCAGGACGGCTGGAAGGGCCTGCTGGAGTGCGACTACCGCAAGCTGGACCTGGACGCCGTGAGCGGCATCCTGGCCCTCGGCGGCACCATCCTCGGCTCCACCCGGGTGCGCCCGGAGCATCTGCGGGACGGGGTGGAGCGGGCCAAGGGCCATGTGGCGGAGCTCGGCCTGGACGCGGTCATCCCCATCGGCGGGGAGGGCACGCTGAAGGCCGCCCGGCTGCTCTCGGACGCCGGGCTGCCGATCGTCGGCGTGCCCAAGACCATCGACAACGACATCGCCTCGACCGATGTGACCTTCGGCTTCGACACCGCGGTCGGGGTCGCCACCGAGGCCCTGGACCGGCTCAAGACCACCGCGGAGTCCCATCAGCGAGTGCTGATCGTCGAGGTCATGGGGCGGAACACCGGCTGGATCGCGCTGCACTCGGGCATGGCCGCGGGCGCCCACGCCATCGTCGTCCCGGAGCGCCCGTTCGACATCGAGGAGCTGGCCGGGACCGTCGGGGCGCGGTTCGAGGCGGGCAAGAAGTTCGCGATCGTGGTGGTGGCGGAGGGCGCCAAGCCGCGCGAGGGCACGATGGACTACGAGGCCGGCGGCAGGGACGTCTACGGCCACGAGCGCTTCGCGGGCATCGCCCGCCACCTCTCCGTGGAGCTCGAGCGGCGGCTCGGCAAGGAGGCGCGGGCGGTCATCCTGGGCCATGTGCAGCGCGGTGGCACCCCGACGGCGTACGACAGGGTGCTGGCCACCCGCTTCGGCTGGCACGCGGTCGAGGCGGCCCACCGCGGCGAATTCGGCACGATCACGGCGCTGCGCGGCACGGACATCACCCTGGTGCCGCTGGCGTCGGCCGTGGAGCGGCTGAAGACGGTCCCCGCCGAGCGGTACGCCGAGGCCGAGTGCGTGCTGTGA
- a CDS encoding Mur ligase family protein, whose amino-acid sequence MAGNSEPLSPRAKLAVTAGRAAAAVSKAAGRGSGSVIGGKVALRLDPDLLSRLAQHLDVILVSATNGKTTTTRLIAEALRAAGPVVSNALGANMPAGITSALAGGSDARYGVIEVDEKYLAGVARDTEPKAIALLNLSRDQLDRAAETRMLAEKWREGLTGSKAVVIANADDPLIVWAASSSPNVVWVAAGQEWKDDAWSCPSCGGVLQRPGDDWVCGECGFRRPVPSWALNGDYVLDPHGAAWPIQLQLPGRANKANAATSAAVAATFGVPPQVALERMYQVQAVAGRYDVVTFQERQLRLLLAKNPAGWLETFSLIDPPPTPVILSVNARGADGTDTSWLWDVDYTRLAGHPICVIGDRKLDLAVRLEVAGLDFRVCADVDEAVRISPPGRIEVIANYTAFQDLRRRVGN is encoded by the coding sequence ATGGCAGGCAACTCGGAGCCGCTGTCACCGCGGGCCAAGCTGGCCGTGACGGCGGGCAGGGCCGCGGCGGCGGTGTCGAAGGCCGCGGGCCGCGGCAGCGGATCGGTGATCGGCGGCAAGGTGGCCCTGCGCCTCGACCCCGATCTGCTCAGCAGGCTGGCGCAGCACCTGGACGTCATCCTGGTGTCGGCGACCAACGGCAAGACCACGACCACCCGGCTCATCGCCGAGGCGCTGCGGGCGGCCGGCCCGGTCGTCTCCAACGCGCTGGGCGCCAATATGCCGGCCGGTATCACCTCCGCCCTGGCGGGCGGCTCCGATGCCCGCTACGGCGTCATCGAGGTCGACGAGAAGTACCTCGCCGGGGTGGCGCGCGACACCGAGCCCAAGGCCATCGCGCTCCTCAACCTCTCCCGTGACCAGCTCGACCGCGCCGCCGAGACCCGGATGCTCGCCGAGAAGTGGCGCGAGGGCCTGACCGGCTCCAAGGCGGTCGTGATCGCCAACGCCGACGACCCGCTGATCGTCTGGGCCGCCTCCTCCAGCCCCAATGTGGTGTGGGTCGCGGCCGGGCAGGAGTGGAAGGACGACGCCTGGTCCTGCCCGTCCTGCGGCGGTGTGCTGCAGCGCCCGGGCGACGACTGGGTCTGCGGGGAGTGCGGCTTCCGCCGCCCGGTGCCCAGCTGGGCGCTGAACGGCGACTACGTCCTGGACCCGCACGGCGCCGCCTGGCCCATCCAGCTCCAGCTCCCCGGCCGCGCCAACAAGGCCAACGCGGCCACCTCGGCCGCCGTCGCCGCCACCTTCGGGGTGCCCCCGCAGGTCGCGCTGGAGCGGATGTACCAGGTCCAGGCCGTGGCCGGCCGGTATGACGTGGTCACCTTCCAGGAGCGCCAGCTGCGGCTGCTGCTGGCGAAGAACCCGGCCGGCTGGCTGGAGACCTTCTCGCTGATCGACCCGCCGCCCACCCCGGTGATCCTCTCGGTGAACGCGCGCGGCGCCGACGGCACCGACACCTCCTGGCTGTGGGACGTGGACTACACCCGGCTCGCCGGGCACCCGATCTGCGTGATCGGCGACCGCAAGCTGGACCTCGCGGTGCGCCTGGAGGTCGCCGGGCTGGACTTCCGGGTCTGCGCGGACGTGGACGAGGCGGTACGGATCTCCCCGCCCGGCCGCATCGAGGTGATCGCCAACTACACCGCGTTCCAGGACCTGCGCCGCCGGGTCGGCAACTGA